In Papaver somniferum cultivar HN1 chromosome 1, ASM357369v1, whole genome shotgun sequence, a genomic segment contains:
- the LOC113287685 gene encoding leucine-rich repeat protein 2-like: MDIRLVLCLVTLLLSFVSTISTNSEGNILHGLRTRLSDPNNVLQSWDPTLVNPCTWFHVTCDSNNHVIRLDLGNANISGSLGPELGQLQHLQYLELYKNNIYGKIPKELGDLKSLVSMDLYDNNLQGQIPKSLSKLKSLKFLRLNNNKLTGSIPRELTKLSNLKVFDVSHNDLCGTIPIDGPFGSFPIESYENNDRLNGPELQGLATYDFGC, from the exons ATGGATATCAGATTGGTTCTTTGTTTAGTAACTCTTCTTCTGTCTTTTGTTTCAACAATTTCAACCAATTCTGAAG GGAATATACTTCATGGTTTAAGAACAAGACTGTCTGATCCTAATAATGTTCTTCAAAGTTGGGACCCAACTCTTGTGAATCCATGTACTTGGTTTCATGTCACTTGTGATTCTAACAATCATGTTATCAGACT aGATTTGGGTAATGCAAATATTTCTGGTAGTTTGGGTCCTGAGCTTGGTCAACTTCAACATCTTCAATACTT GGAGCTTTACAAGAATAATATCTATGGGAAAATCCCAAAGGAATTGGGTGATTTGAAAAGTCTTGTTAGCATGGATTTATATGATAACAACTTACAAGGACAAATCCCAAAATCTCTTTCCAAATTGAAGTCTCTTAAATTTTT GCGTTTGAACAATAACAAATTGACTGGATCTATCCCAAGGGAGCTCACTAAACTATCAAACCTCAAAGTGTT TGATGTTTCACATAATGATCTTTGTGGAACAATTCCAATTGATGGCCCATTCGGAAGTTTTCCCATTGAAAG CTATGAAAACAACGATAGACTCAATGGACCAGAGCTTCAAGGACTAGCAACTTATGATTTTGGATGCTAA